A section of the Deltaproteobacteria bacterium genome encodes:
- a CDS encoding YbhB/YbcL family Raf kinase inhibitor-like protein, with protein MELSSSEFLQGERIPVVHSADGAAVSPPLRWSSTPAATRSLVLICEDPDAPLLLPFVHWLLYDLPPELQGVPAALHGGAPDELCGGHVGRNSFLKEGWAGCAPPKGDDAHHYHFQLFALDRVLAIEPGAGRSRILEGTGAHVLGYGELVGTYQR; from the coding sequence ATGGAGCTGAGCTCGTCCGAGTTCCTGCAAGGCGAGCGCATCCCCGTCGTGCACTCTGCCGACGGCGCCGCGGTGAGCCCGCCCTTGCGCTGGTCGTCAACGCCGGCCGCGACGCGCTCGTTGGTCCTCATCTGCGAAGACCCGGATGCGCCGTTGCTGCTGCCCTTCGTTCACTGGCTGCTCTACGACCTTCCGCCCGAGCTGCAAGGCGTGCCCGCCGCGCTCCACGGCGGCGCGCCCGACGAGCTCTGCGGGGGCCACGTGGGAAGGAACTCGTTCCTCAAGGAGGGCTGGGCCGGGTGTGCGCCACCGAAGGGTGACGACGCGCACCACTATCACTTCCAACTCTTCGCGCTGGATCGCGTGCTGGCCATCGAGCCAGGCGCGGGCCGCTCGCGAATCCTCGAGGGGACGGGCGCGCACGTCCTCGGCTACGGCGAGCTGGTGGGTACGTACCAGCGCTGA